The Infirmifilum lucidum DNA segment CCTACCGCCCCTATCGACAGCCACGAGGATCCCACCGTTCTCTAAGACTACCCTACCTCCAGACTCGTAGGCCCTCGCCTCACCGAAGACCGTGCCTCCAGGTGCGGGGTAGAGCGTAGTGTAGCCGAGCGGGGGCAGCTTCACGACTGCAATAGCCCTGCTCTCCGCCTCCTGGCAGGCTACGAGTGAGGGCGAGGCGTAGGCGCAGGAGGGGATCTCCACCGGCAACACTACCGGCCACGAGAGCCTGTTGAACAGCACGATGCTGCCCTCGGGCGCAGATACGTGCTCTACGATCCTGGCAAGCGCCTCCTGGCTAGCGTCCTCGAGGGACTTGATCGCCTCTTCGAGTTCCCGGTAGGACTCCTGGTAAGCCTCGTAGCACGAGGAGCCGGGCAGGACGTCGTGGAACTGGTTCCTGAGAATGACTTTCCATTCCTCGCTGAAGCGCCTCGCCCCGCCGAATCCGTGGAGTAGCGAGACTGCAGCCAGGAAGTCTGCCCAGACGGCCTCGTTCTCAGCCATAGCCATCAACTGCTTAACCCTTAGGTTGGTAGTGTAGACCCCTCGGTGGAACTCGTTGTATATCTCGCCCGTCCACACTGGCAACTTGTCCCTGCTCTCCATCAGTTTCCCAACGTACTCGTCTTCGCCTGGAGCTGCGGCGAGCCTTGGAACCAGCGAGAGCTTCTCCAGGAGCTTAACCCTCTCCAGCATGGTGAAGGTGGGGCCTCCGCCCCCGTCGCCGAACCCGTAGGCGTGTACAGCTACGGGGAAGACGTCCTTCTGCTTATACCTACTCCAGAGCGCGCGCAACTTCTCGGCCGTCAAGACGCCGCTGTAGGTCTGAACCAAGATGTGTGGTATGACCTCGGAGCCGTCTAGAGCCCTCCACACGAACGCGTGGTAGGGGAACTCGTTCGTGTCATTCCACATGACCTTGTGCGTGACGAAGACCTCCAGCCCCGACTTCCTCAGCAACTGCGGGAGCTGCGCCGAGAAGCCGAAGCTGTCGGGTAGCCAGCCGATCCTGCACTTCTTCCCGAACTTCTCCAGGAAGTACCTCTGCCCGTAGAGGAACTGCCTGGCAAGAGACTCCCCTGTGAGGAGCTGCGTGTCCGACTCAACCCACATCCCGCCCACGGGCAGCCACAGCCCCTCCTCGACGAGCCTCCTGACCTTCGAGAACAGCCCGGGGTCTAGCTCTTCCAGCCAGGAGTAATTCTGCGCCCCGCTCTGCACGTATGTGAACTTGTAGCCCATCTCTGCCAGCCTTACTACCGTGCTGAAAGTCCTCCTGACCTTACGCTTCGTCTCGCTGAAGGGCCAGAGCCACGCAGTGTCGATGTGCGCGTGCCCGAACAAGAAGACCTCCCCCTCGGGCTTCTCCGCGGCGAAGAGGGGCTCGAGTTCCTCCAGCACAGCTTCTAGCTCCCTCCTGACAGCCTCGGGGTCTGGGCGTGGAGTGTCAGGAACGAGCCCCCGCGAGACGGCGGGCCCGTAGACGGAAGAGTTGTACGCGTAGTCCCACCTTAGAGCCCTGAGTTCCGGGTTCCTCTCCTGGAGCGTGAAGCCGTAGAGCATGACTGAAGCCGCGTATACCTGCAGTTGCGAGGGGGAGACTGTTATCTTCGAGGCCGCTCTTGACAGGACTTCTCTAAC contains these protein-coding regions:
- a CDS encoding alpha-mannosidase, which encodes MSLNIPEIERRFFDLLASTILDFSELARWMHEGLEVALPFTRTVSPASELAFETRASLGEGPGAWLLRLDITGNGELYVDGELYQAVDEYHRLAKLPPGLHALRVVATPRRLFGESPWVFGFIGAGVASVLWEEFTTLLAVIDLVQLAQTDATVREVLSRAASKITVSPSQLQVYAASVMLYGFTLQERNPELRALRWDYAYNSSVYGPAVSRGLVPDTPRPDPEAVRRELEAVLEELEPLFAAEKPEGEVFLFGHAHIDTAWLWPFSETKRKVRRTFSTVVRLAEMGYKFTYVQSGAQNYSWLEELDPGLFSKVRRLVEEGLWLPVGGMWVESDTQLLTGESLARQFLYGQRYFLEKFGKKCRIGWLPDSFGFSAQLPQLLRKSGLEVFVTHKVMWNDTNEFPYHAFVWRALDGSEVIPHILVQTYSGVLTAEKLRALWSRYKQKDVFPVAVHAYGFGDGGGGPTFTMLERVKLLEKLSLVPRLAAAPGEDEYVGKLMESRDKLPVWTGEIYNEFHRGVYTTNLRVKQLMAMAENEAVWADFLAAVSLLHGFGGARRFSEEWKVILRNQFHDVLPGSSCYEAYQESYRELEEAIKSLEDASQEALARIVEHVSAPEGSIVLFNRLSWPVVLPVEIPSCAYASPSLVACQEAESRAIAVVKLPPLGYTTLYPAPGGTVFGEARAYESGGRVVLENGGILVAVDRGGRISSVYSRRHGFEALRGLELRVHVDKPGNFDAWDIDKSALLLPSEEPALVEGPRIASTGPAVASAAMAFRYSNSTIRLNVNVYSGLELVELDFRFDWHDKSRLLKAWVDTVFDVDRAYCHVPFGVVERLTKPLDRRAAAMFEVPALHWVDVSDGKRGLAVIAVDRHGYSFEGGRVGLSLLKSPSMPNPWSDLGEMGTRVYLCPHAGDYRSGRVYEMAYALFSGAKRAVKQGSGGSLPPEKSLLELRGAVLESLKVSEDGRGVVARVYDITGAGAEVEGLLPVEATVYESDIPETSLVAVSGGSTSFRLKLSPFEIKTLVVKVL